In one window of Paraburkholderia phymatum STM815 DNA:
- the mltB gene encoding lytic murein transglycosylase B has translation MTVKLAPSAPHRLRATTVAAALSIAWCAFAGVGTASAQSVNSKPRMQLAQSQPEPAAQGQTFEEEIVPQRYANNADVDAFINDMAARYDFDSAALHALFARVSYSATAVKLVTPSPTPSIKNWRVYQARFLDPVRINAGVKFWRANQATLQRAYEQYGVPPEVIVGIIGVETIYGRYMGNFRVLDALTTLSFDYPNTPNRAERMITFRKNLEDYLVWTRDSQIDPTTVLGSYTGAIGIPQFLPSSIVQYAVDYDGNKTIDLRTSQADAIGSVANYLKQNGWETGRPVVWNIATDTGSLGIAQAAATGAPEPRWALQQLLKAGMLMNEPGLDTRTEAGTPVTVVDLPSPGRPTEYTLGLKNFYVLTRYNRSFFYALAVYQLGERVKAQMAASDAGNASMPAASQ, from the coding sequence ATGACCGTCAAGCTTGCTCCGTCCGCACCACATCGGCTACGCGCAACGACTGTAGCCGCCGCACTGTCCATCGCATGGTGCGCGTTCGCGGGAGTCGGCACGGCTTCGGCGCAGAGCGTCAACAGCAAGCCACGCATGCAGCTCGCGCAGAGTCAACCCGAGCCAGCGGCGCAAGGACAGACGTTCGAAGAAGAGATCGTTCCGCAGCGTTACGCCAACAATGCCGATGTCGACGCGTTCATCAACGACATGGCCGCGCGCTACGACTTCGACAGCGCCGCACTACATGCGCTGTTTGCACGCGTCAGCTACTCGGCGACGGCCGTGAAGCTCGTGACACCTTCGCCGACGCCGTCGATCAAGAACTGGCGGGTGTATCAGGCGCGCTTTCTAGACCCGGTGCGCATCAATGCGGGCGTGAAATTCTGGCGCGCGAACCAGGCAACGCTACAGCGCGCGTACGAGCAGTACGGCGTACCGCCCGAAGTGATCGTCGGCATCATCGGCGTCGAGACGATCTACGGCCGGTACATGGGCAACTTCCGCGTGCTCGATGCGCTCACCACGCTCTCGTTCGATTACCCGAACACGCCGAATCGCGCAGAACGGATGATCACGTTCCGCAAGAATCTCGAAGACTACCTGGTGTGGACGCGCGACTCTCAAATCGATCCGACTACAGTCCTCGGCTCATACACCGGCGCGATCGGCATTCCGCAGTTTCTGCCGAGCAGCATCGTTCAGTACGCGGTCGACTATGACGGCAACAAGACGATCGATCTGCGCACGAGCCAGGCCGATGCAATCGGCAGCGTCGCGAATTATCTGAAGCAGAACGGCTGGGAAACGGGTCGTCCCGTCGTGTGGAACATCGCAACGGATACGGGCAGCCTGGGCATCGCGCAAGCCGCCGCGACAGGCGCGCCGGAGCCGCGCTGGGCGCTGCAGCAACTGCTGAAGGCGGGCATGCTGATGAACGAGCCGGGTCTCGATACGCGCACGGAAGCGGGCACGCCCGTCACTGTGGTCGACCTGCCGTCGCCGGGCCGCCCCACGGAATACACGCTCGGTCTGAAAAACTTCTACGTGCTCACGCGCTACAACCGCAGCTTCTTCTACGCACTGGCCGTCTACCAGCTCGGCGAGCGCGTGAAGGCGCAGATGGCAGCGAGCGACGCGGGCAATGCGTCGATGCCCGCGGCGTCGCAGTAA
- a CDS encoding acyl-CoA dehydrogenase — protein MSYAAPIKDMLFVMQELAGLEDMAGLPGFEEAGLETAQAVLEESSKLCGEVLAPLNVEGDRNPSTWKDGKVTASPGFADAFRQFAAGGWQGVQHPAEYEGQGLPKLIGTACIEMLNASNLAFALCPLLTDGAIEALLTAGSEEQKQTYVPRLISGNWTGTMNLTEPQAGSDLALVRTRAEPQGDGSYRIFGTKIFITWGEHDMADNIVHLVLARTPDAPEGVKGISLFVVPKFLVHADGSLGERNDVHCVSIEHKLGIKASPTAVLQFGDHGGAIGHLIGEENRGLEYMFIMMNAARFAVGMQGVAISDRAYQKAAAYAKERVQSRPVDGSSKQAVSIIHHPDVRRMLSTMRALTEGSRALAYVAAAHSDIAHHHADQAKRAEHLAIYEYLVPIVKGWSTELSVDVTSLGVQVHGGMGFIEETGAAQYYRDARILPIYEGTTAIQANDLVGRKTLRDGGAVAKALLADIAQTVEALKQHKGAAFASMQKHLSRGHDALQTTVAFVVANAKSDPNAVFAGSVAYLKLAGIVLGGWQMARAMLAAQAKLDNDPSFYGAKIATAQFFAEHVLPQAVALEASIVSTKDGEGMLALREDQF, from the coding sequence ATGAGCTACGCGGCACCCATCAAGGACATGCTGTTCGTGATGCAGGAACTTGCCGGACTGGAAGACATGGCAGGCCTGCCCGGCTTCGAAGAAGCGGGTCTGGAAACGGCGCAGGCCGTGCTGGAAGAATCGTCGAAGCTGTGCGGCGAAGTGCTGGCGCCGCTGAACGTCGAAGGCGACCGGAATCCGAGCACGTGGAAAGACGGCAAGGTGACGGCGAGCCCCGGTTTCGCCGACGCGTTTCGCCAGTTCGCCGCGGGCGGCTGGCAGGGCGTGCAGCATCCCGCCGAATACGAAGGCCAGGGCCTGCCGAAGCTGATCGGGACGGCTTGCATCGAGATGCTGAATGCGTCGAACCTGGCATTCGCGCTGTGTCCGCTGCTGACCGACGGCGCCATCGAGGCGCTGCTCACCGCCGGCAGCGAAGAACAGAAACAGACCTACGTGCCGCGCCTGATCTCGGGCAACTGGACGGGCACGATGAACCTCACCGAGCCGCAGGCCGGCTCGGATCTCGCGCTGGTGCGCACGCGCGCCGAGCCGCAGGGCGACGGTTCGTACCGGATCTTCGGCACGAAGATCTTCATCACGTGGGGCGAGCACGACATGGCGGACAACATCGTCCACCTGGTGCTCGCGCGTACGCCGGATGCGCCCGAAGGCGTGAAGGGCATTTCGCTGTTCGTGGTGCCCAAGTTCCTCGTCCATGCTGATGGCTCGCTCGGTGAGCGCAACGACGTGCACTGCGTGTCGATCGAACACAAGCTCGGCATCAAGGCGAGCCCGACGGCCGTGCTGCAGTTCGGCGACCACGGTGGCGCAATCGGTCACCTGATCGGCGAGGAAAATCGCGGCCTCGAATATATGTTCATCATGATGAACGCGGCGCGTTTCGCGGTCGGCATGCAGGGCGTGGCCATTTCGGATCGCGCATACCAGAAGGCGGCCGCGTACGCGAAGGAGCGCGTGCAGAGCCGGCCCGTCGATGGTTCGTCGAAACAGGCGGTATCGATCATTCATCATCCGGACGTGCGTCGCATGCTGTCGACGATGCGTGCGCTCACGGAAGGTTCGCGCGCGCTGGCGTATGTGGCCGCGGCGCACAGCGACATCGCGCACCATCACGCGGATCAGGCGAAGCGTGCGGAGCATCTCGCGATCTACGAATACCTGGTGCCGATCGTAAAGGGCTGGAGCACGGAGCTGTCGGTCGACGTGACGAGCCTGGGCGTGCAGGTGCATGGCGGCATGGGCTTCATCGAGGAAACGGGTGCCGCGCAGTACTACCGCGACGCCCGTATCCTGCCGATCTACGAAGGCACGACGGCGATCCAGGCAAACGATCTGGTCGGCCGCAAGACGCTGCGCGACGGCGGCGCGGTGGCGAAGGCGCTGCTGGCGGACATCGCACAGACGGTCGAAGCACTCAAGCAGCACAAGGGCGCAGCCTTCGCGTCAATGCAGAAGCATCTGTCGCGTGGGCATGACGCGTTGCAAACGACGGTGGCGTTCGTCGTCGCGAATGCGAAGAGCGATCCGAACGCGGTGTTTGCGGGCAGCGTCGCATATCTGAAGCTCGCGGGAATCGTGCTGGGCGGCTGGCAGATGGCGCGCGCGATGCTCGCCGCGCAGGCGAAGCTCGATAACGATCCGTCGTTCTATGGCGCGAAGATCGCGACGGCCCAGTTCTTCGCGGAGCACGTGCTGCCGCAGGCCGTGGCGCTGGAGGCGTCGATTGTCAGCACGAAGGACGGCGAAGGCATGCTGGCCTTGCGCGAAGACCAGTTCTGA
- a CDS encoding MetQ/NlpA family ABC transporter substrate-binding protein — protein MQRRFILKIAATLGAASLIGASSLAFADESIKVGVTGGPHAQLMDVVKTVAAKNGLNIKIVEFSDYVQPNAALAGGDLDANSYQHDPYLQAQVKDRGYKVIRVADTVTFPMGIYSKKVKSLAELPNGAKIAVPNDPTNGGRALLLLQKQGLIKLRADAGLKATPLDIAENPRKLKIVELDAAQIPRSLGDVDAAAINTNFAMEAGLKPKQDAIAIEDPKGPYVNIIAIREADRNKPWVAKLIAAYHSPEVKQFIESKFGGAVVAAW, from the coding sequence ATGCAACGTCGTTTCATTCTGAAAATCGCGGCCACGCTGGGCGCGGCATCGCTCATCGGCGCATCGTCGCTTGCCTTCGCCGACGAATCGATCAAGGTCGGCGTGACGGGCGGTCCTCACGCGCAACTGATGGACGTCGTAAAGACAGTCGCGGCGAAGAACGGCCTGAACATCAAGATCGTGGAGTTCTCCGACTACGTGCAGCCGAACGCGGCGCTCGCGGGTGGCGACCTCGACGCGAACAGCTACCAGCACGACCCGTATCTGCAGGCGCAGGTGAAGGACCGCGGCTACAAGGTGATCAGGGTCGCGGATACCGTGACCTTCCCGATGGGCATCTATTCGAAGAAGGTAAAGTCGCTGGCGGAGCTGCCGAACGGCGCAAAGATTGCCGTGCCGAACGATCCGACCAACGGCGGCCGCGCATTGCTGTTGCTGCAAAAGCAGGGCTTGATCAAGCTGCGCGCCGACGCGGGCCTGAAGGCGACACCGCTCGACATCGCCGAGAACCCGAGGAAGCTGAAGATCGTCGAACTCGACGCGGCGCAAATTCCGCGCTCGCTCGGCGATGTCGATGCCGCGGCCATCAACACGAACTTCGCGATGGAAGCGGGCCTGAAGCCGAAGCAGGATGCGATCGCGATCGAAGACCCGAAGGGTCCATATGTGAACATCATTGCGATCCGCGAGGCGGACCGCAATAAGCCGTGGGTGGCGAAGCTGATCGCGGCTTACCACTCGCCGGAAGTGAAGCAGTTCATCGAAAGCAAGTTTGGCGGCGCCGTCGTCGCAGCGTGGTAA
- a CDS encoding enoyl-CoA hydratase encodes MNAEATGALIERTRDAYDLGGVVRLTLNRPDAFNALSEALLDELQMHLADIAKSDARVVVIAGAGRAFCAGHDLREMRAAPSLDYYQSLFARCTKMMLAIQRLPQPVIARVHGIATAAGCQLVAMCDLAVAADTARFAVSGVNLGLFCATPSVPLSRNLSRKAALDMLLTGDFIDAMAAKQQGLVNRVVPMDALDNEVAALAKSICAKPREAIEAGKGLFYRQLEMGIEAAYQLAGQTMACNMMDESALEGVQAFIDKRPPDWKPARGG; translated from the coding sequence ATGAATGCAGAGGCGACAGGCGCACTGATCGAACGCACGCGAGACGCGTATGACCTCGGCGGGGTGGTGCGCCTCACGTTGAACCGGCCGGACGCGTTCAATGCTCTTTCCGAGGCGCTGCTCGATGAGCTTCAGATGCATCTTGCAGACATCGCGAAGAGCGATGCGCGCGTGGTCGTGATCGCGGGTGCGGGCCGCGCGTTTTGTGCAGGACATGATCTGCGTGAAATGCGCGCGGCGCCGTCGCTCGATTACTACCAGTCGCTGTTCGCGCGCTGCACAAAAATGATGCTTGCGATCCAGCGGCTGCCGCAGCCGGTGATCGCTCGCGTGCACGGCATTGCGACGGCGGCGGGCTGTCAGCTCGTCGCGATGTGCGATCTCGCGGTCGCCGCCGATACAGCGCGCTTCGCGGTGTCGGGAGTGAATCTCGGGCTCTTCTGTGCGACGCCGTCCGTGCCGCTGTCGCGCAACCTGTCGCGCAAGGCTGCGCTCGACATGCTGCTGACGGGCGATTTCATCGACGCGATGGCCGCGAAGCAGCAAGGTCTCGTGAATCGCGTGGTGCCGATGGACGCGCTCGACAACGAAGTCGCCGCGCTCGCGAAGAGCATCTGCGCGAAGCCACGCGAGGCCATCGAAGCGGGCAAGGGTCTTTTCTACCGGCAACTCGAAATGGGCATCGAAGCCGCGTATCAACTGGCCGGGCAAACGATGGCGTGCAACATGATGGACGAGTCGGCGCTCGAAGGCGTGCAGGCGTTCATCGACAAGCGGCCGCCCGACTGGAAACCCGCGCGGGGCGGCTGA
- a CDS encoding electron transfer flavoprotein subunit beta/FixA family protein produces the protein MKILVPVKRVVDYNVKVRVKSDNTGVDIANVKMSMNPFDEIAVEEAVRLKEAGVATEVIAVSAGVTQCQETLRTALAIGADRAILIESNEDLQPLAVAKLLKALVDKEQPQLVILGKQAIDDDSNQTGQMLAALANLPQATFASKVVIADGKATVSREVDGGAETLSLKLPAVVTTDLRLNEPRYVTLPNIMKAKKKPLETVKPEDLGVDVTPRLKTLKVSEPPKRSAGVKVADVKTLVEKLKTEAKVL, from the coding sequence ATGAAAATCCTGGTGCCAGTCAAGAGAGTGGTTGACTACAACGTGAAGGTCCGCGTGAAGTCGGACAACACGGGCGTCGACATTGCCAATGTGAAGATGTCGATGAATCCGTTCGACGAAATCGCTGTCGAAGAAGCCGTGCGTCTCAAGGAAGCAGGCGTGGCGACGGAAGTGATCGCCGTGTCGGCGGGCGTCACGCAATGTCAGGAAACGCTGCGCACGGCGCTGGCGATCGGCGCGGACCGCGCGATCCTGATCGAATCGAACGAAGACCTGCAGCCGCTGGCGGTCGCGAAGCTGCTCAAGGCGCTGGTCGACAAGGAACAGCCGCAGCTGGTGATTCTCGGCAAGCAAGCGATCGACGACGACTCGAACCAGACGGGCCAGATGCTCGCCGCGCTGGCGAACCTGCCGCAGGCGACGTTCGCCTCGAAGGTCGTGATCGCCGACGGCAAGGCGACCGTGTCGCGTGAAGTGGATGGCGGCGCGGAAACCCTGTCGCTGAAGCTGCCCGCAGTCGTGACGACCGATCTGCGCCTGAACGAGCCGCGCTACGTGACGCTGCCGAACATCATGAAGGCGAAGAAGAAGCCGCTGGAAACCGTGAAGCCGGAAGATCTCGGCGTCGATGTGACGCCGCGTCTGAAGACGCTGAAGGTAAGCGAGCCGCCGAAGCGTTCGGCCGGCGTGAAGGTGGCCGACGTGAAGACGCTGGTCGAGAAGCTCAAGACGGAAGCCAAGGTGCTTTGA
- a CDS encoding methionine ABC transporter ATP-binding protein has protein sequence MIELRNLSQRFAGPRGWVEALHNVNLSIPHGEVFGIIGRSGAGKSTLVRTINLLTRPTEGNVVVDGCDLTTMPAAQLREARREIGMIFQHFNLLSSRTVFDNVALPLELAGMKRAEIEAHVLPLLELVGLSAQKDRYPSQISGGQKQRVGIARALASKPKVLLSDEATSALDPETTRAILDLLRRINRELKLTIVLITHQMEVIKQVCDRVAVLDNGRVVEEGKVIDVFLRPHHEVTRALIGDVIAQELPPALKARVAERLKTGSRHLLRLAFTGSGVDQPILSETIRRYELDFNILHGQIDEIQGQAFGSLAVLAGGEPTKVAQAMTFLREQGVVVEELSYVE, from the coding sequence ATGATCGAACTACGCAATCTTTCACAGCGTTTTGCGGGGCCACGGGGCTGGGTCGAAGCGCTGCACAACGTCAATCTGTCGATTCCCCACGGCGAGGTATTCGGCATCATCGGGCGCAGCGGCGCGGGTAAGAGCACGCTGGTGCGCACAATCAACCTGCTGACGCGTCCGACGGAAGGCAATGTCGTCGTCGACGGCTGCGACCTCACGACGATGCCCGCCGCGCAGCTGCGCGAGGCGCGCCGCGAGATCGGCATGATCTTCCAGCACTTCAATCTGCTGTCGTCGCGCACAGTGTTCGACAACGTCGCGCTGCCGCTCGAACTGGCCGGCATGAAGCGCGCGGAAATCGAGGCGCATGTGCTGCCGCTGCTCGAACTGGTCGGGCTGTCGGCCCAGAAGGACCGCTATCCGTCGCAGATCAGCGGCGGCCAGAAGCAGCGCGTGGGCATTGCGCGCGCGCTCGCGAGCAAGCCGAAAGTGCTGCTGTCCGACGAAGCGACTTCCGCGCTCGATCCCGAAACGACGCGCGCGATTCTCGATCTGCTTCGGCGCATCAACCGCGAACTGAAGCTGACCATCGTGCTGATCACGCACCAGATGGAAGTGATCAAGCAGGTGTGCGATCGCGTCGCCGTGCTCGACAACGGCCGGGTGGTCGAAGAGGGCAAGGTCATCGACGTATTCCTGCGACCGCATCACGAAGTCACGCGCGCGCTGATCGGCGACGTGATCGCGCAGGAGTTGCCGCCCGCGTTGAAGGCGCGCGTCGCCGAGCGTCTGAAGACGGGCAGCCGTCATCTGCTGAGGCTGGCATTTACGGGCTCGGGCGTCGATCAGCCGATTCTCTCGGAGACGATTCGACGCTACGAACTGGACTTCAATATCCTGCACGGCCAGATCGACGAGATCCAGGGGCAGGCATTCGGCTCGCTCGCGGTGCTCGCGGGCGGCGAGCCGACGAAAGTGGCGCAGGCAATGACGTTCCTTCGGGAACAGGGTGTGGTGGTGGAGGAGCTGTCGTATGTTGAGTGA
- a CDS encoding histone deacetylase family protein has product MATGFYSHADCLQHEMGQWHPECPARLQAIEDQLIASRIGELIERESAPLADEAALLRVHTKAHVDYLRARSPQSGYAEIDPDTSMNPHTWTAALRAAGAAVAATDAVIEGRYDNAFCSVRPPGHHAEPARAMGFCFFNNVAIAARHALEVHKLERVAIIDFDVHHGNGTEAAFSNDARVLMCSIFQHPFYPFTGADNQAPNMCNVPIAARSKGMVVREAIDMIWLPRLDAFKPQMLFVSAGFDAHREDDLGNMALVEDDYAWITQQIRLVADKYAKGRIVSCLEGGYNLSALGRSVVAHVRALADI; this is encoded by the coding sequence ATGGCAACCGGTTTCTATTCACATGCAGACTGTCTGCAGCATGAGATGGGTCAATGGCATCCCGAATGCCCGGCCCGGCTGCAGGCAATCGAAGACCAGTTGATCGCAAGCCGCATCGGCGAGCTGATCGAGCGCGAGTCCGCACCGCTTGCCGACGAAGCCGCGCTGTTGCGCGTGCATACGAAGGCGCACGTCGACTACCTCCGCGCACGCTCGCCGCAGAGCGGCTACGCTGAGATCGACCCCGATACGTCGATGAACCCGCACACGTGGACGGCCGCGTTGCGCGCAGCGGGGGCAGCCGTCGCGGCCACCGACGCCGTGATCGAAGGCCGCTACGACAACGCGTTTTGCAGCGTGCGCCCGCCGGGCCATCATGCCGAGCCTGCACGCGCCATGGGTTTCTGTTTCTTCAACAATGTCGCGATCGCCGCGCGGCATGCGCTCGAGGTGCATAAGCTGGAGCGCGTGGCGATCATCGATTTCGACGTGCATCATGGCAATGGCACGGAGGCCGCGTTTTCGAACGACGCGCGCGTGCTGATGTGCAGCATCTTCCAGCACCCGTTCTATCCGTTCACGGGTGCCGACAACCAGGCACCGAACATGTGCAACGTGCCGATCGCGGCACGCTCGAAAGGCATGGTCGTGCGCGAAGCCATCGACATGATCTGGCTGCCTCGACTCGACGCATTCAAGCCGCAGATGCTGTTCGTGTCGGCAGGCTTCGACGCGCACCGTGAGGACGATCTTGGCAACATGGCGCTCGTCGAGGACGACTATGCGTGGATCACACAGCAGATCCGCCTGGTCGCCGACAAGTATGCGAAAGGGCGCATCGTCAGCTGCCTGGAAGGCGGCTACAACCTGTCGGCGCTCGGACGCAGCGTCGTCGCGCACGTAAGGGCGCTCGCGGATATCTGA
- a CDS encoding alpha/beta hydrolase encodes MQTSQANFASATPPFEYSRITTRDALALPLYRWHVAGPRRATIALIHGLAEHARRYATLAHTLTAHGIELVAVDLRGHGNAPGRRAWVERFDDYLLDAHALVAEAARNGGPLFLMGHSMGGAIAALHAIERHADDARDLSGLILSSPALAPGRDVPRWMLALSQKISLVWPRFPAMKIDATLLSRDQHVVAANRNDPLVHHGAIPARTGAELLLAMQRIELGRARLRTPLLIWHGSADKLTEPQGSRDFGAHAGSPDKTLTLYDGSYHETMNDLDRERVIDALVAWIVARSERG; translated from the coding sequence ATGCAGACTTCACAGGCCAACTTTGCTTCGGCGACACCGCCTTTCGAGTACTCGCGGATCACCACGCGCGACGCTCTCGCGCTGCCGCTTTATCGCTGGCATGTCGCGGGGCCGCGCCGTGCGACGATCGCCCTCATTCACGGCCTGGCCGAACACGCGCGTCGATATGCAACGCTTGCCCATACGCTGACTGCGCACGGCATCGAGCTGGTCGCTGTCGATCTGCGCGGCCACGGTAACGCGCCGGGCCGGCGCGCGTGGGTCGAACGTTTCGACGACTACCTGCTGGATGCGCATGCGCTCGTCGCCGAGGCAGCCCGCAACGGCGGCCCGCTGTTCCTGATGGGCCACAGCATGGGCGGAGCAATCGCGGCGCTGCACGCGATCGAACGGCACGCGGACGACGCGCGCGATCTGAGCGGCCTGATCCTGTCGAGTCCCGCACTCGCGCCCGGCCGCGACGTGCCGCGCTGGATGCTCGCGTTGAGCCAAAAGATCAGCCTGGTATGGCCGCGTTTCCCCGCCATGAAGATCGATGCAACGCTGCTGTCGCGCGATCAACACGTGGTCGCGGCCAACCGCAACGATCCCCTCGTGCATCACGGCGCGATTCCCGCGCGCACGGGCGCCGAGCTCCTGCTGGCGATGCAGCGCATCGAACTGGGTCGCGCCCGTCTGCGCACGCCGCTTCTCATCTGGCACGGCAGCGCCGACAAGCTCACAGAACCGCAAGGCAGCCGCGACTTCGGCGCGCATGCCGGCTCGCCCGACAAAACGCTGACGCTCTACGACGGCAGTTATCACGAGACGATGAACGACCTCGACCGCGAACGCGTGATCGACGCACTCGTCGCGTGGATAGTGGCGCGTTCGGAGCGAGGCTGA
- a CDS encoding methionine ABC transporter permease, with translation MLSEMFDMFVQSFWETLIMVGISGLIGAAVGLPLGVALYLTDRQGVLQNLPFNRAMGVVVNAVRSVPFIILLVAVIPFTRLVVGSSIGTAAAVVPLTIAAAPFIARLVETALREVDRGLIEAAQAMGATTSQIVFKVLLPESLPGIVAGLTITFVSLVGYSAMAGAIGGGGLGDLGIRYGYQRFLPEVMVTVVVILIVFVQLVQSFGDWLVRRLSHK, from the coding sequence ATGTTGAGTGAAATGTTCGATATGTTCGTGCAGTCGTTCTGGGAAACGCTGATCATGGTCGGCATCTCGGGGCTGATCGGCGCGGCCGTCGGTCTGCCGCTCGGCGTGGCGCTGTACCTGACGGATCGCCAGGGCGTGCTGCAGAATCTGCCGTTCAATCGCGCGATGGGCGTCGTCGTCAACGCAGTGCGCTCCGTGCCGTTCATCATTCTGCTCGTCGCGGTAATTCCCTTTACGCGGCTCGTGGTCGGTTCGTCGATCGGCACGGCGGCGGCCGTCGTGCCGCTGACGATCGCCGCCGCGCCGTTCATCGCGCGCCTCGTCGAGACGGCGCTGCGCGAAGTCGATCGCGGTCTGATTGAAGCGGCGCAGGCGATGGGCGCGACCACGTCGCAAATCGTCTTCAAGGTGCTGTTGCCGGAGTCGCTGCCGGGCATCGTGGCCGGTCTGACGATCACCTTCGTCTCGCTGGTCGGGTATTCGGCGATGGCGGGCGCGATCGGTGGCGGCGGTCTGGGCGACCTGGGCATTCGCTACGGCTATCAGCGTTTTCTGCCGGAAGTGATGGTGACGGTCGTCGTGATCCTGATCGTCTTCGTGCAACTGGTGCAGTCGTTCGGGGATTGGCTCGTGCGTCGTCTCAGCCACAAATAA
- a CDS encoding electron transfer flavoprotein subunit alpha/FixB family protein, whose amino-acid sequence MTILVIAEHDNASIKAATLNTVAAAQKIGGDIHVLVAGHNAQAAADAAAKIAGVSKVLLADAPQLAEGLAENVEATVLNIAKDYSHVLAPATAYGKNIAPRIAAKLDVAQISDITAVDSADTFERPIYAGNAIAIVQSADPIKVITVRATGFDPVAAEGGSASVEKIEAAADSGISQFVSREVTKLDRPELTSANIIVSGGRGLGSGENYTKVLEPLADKLGAAMGASRAAVDAGYVPNDYQVGQTGKIVAPQLYIAVGISGAIQHLAGMKDSKVIVAINKDEEAPIFSVADYGLVGDLFTAVPDLVKELG is encoded by the coding sequence ATGACGATTCTGGTAATTGCTGAACACGACAACGCGTCGATCAAGGCTGCCACGCTGAATACGGTGGCGGCGGCACAGAAGATCGGCGGTGATATCCACGTGCTGGTCGCAGGTCACAACGCGCAGGCTGCAGCCGATGCAGCGGCGAAGATCGCGGGTGTCTCGAAAGTGCTGCTCGCCGATGCGCCGCAACTGGCCGAAGGCCTCGCTGAGAATGTCGAAGCGACCGTGCTGAACATCGCGAAGGACTATTCGCACGTCCTCGCACCGGCCACGGCTTACGGCAAGAACATCGCGCCGCGTATCGCCGCAAAGCTGGACGTCGCGCAGATCAGCGACATCACGGCTGTCGATTCCGCCGATACGTTCGAGCGCCCGATCTACGCCGGCAATGCGATCGCGATCGTGCAATCGGCTGATCCGATCAAGGTCATCACCGTGCGCGCAACGGGCTTCGATCCCGTGGCAGCCGAAGGCGGCAGCGCATCGGTCGAAAAGATCGAAGCTGCGGCTGATAGCGGCATCTCGCAGTTCGTGAGCCGTGAAGTGACGAAGCTGGATCGTCCGGAACTGACGTCGGCGAACATCATCGTGTCGGGTGGCCGGGGCCTCGGCAGCGGCGAGAACTACACGAAAGTGCTGGAGCCGCTCGCCGACAAGCTCGGCGCAGCGATGGGCGCGTCGCGTGCAGCCGTCGACGCTGGCTACGTGCCTAACGACTATCAGGTCGGCCAGACCGGCAAAATCGTCGCGCCCCAGCTCTACATCGCGGTCGGCATCTCAGGCGCGATCCAGCATCTGGCGGGCATGAAGGACTCGAAGGTCATCGTCGCGATCAACAAGGACGAAGAAGCGCCGATTTTCAGCGTCGCGGATTACGGTCTGGTTGGCGATCTCTTCACGGCGGTGCCGGATCTGGTGAAGGAACTCGGCTGA